From Haloarcula hispanica ATCC 33960, the proteins below share one genomic window:
- a CDS encoding methyl-accepting chemotaxis protein, with the protein MLTDPVGQYKAVIRESLDLFGVSGSVERKVLAAVGLQFAASVALAVVSLVASGTVRFVVTGVLLAGAIVAFANTVFITREDFVEPITAMAAGADHIASGELDVELPESERDDEVAELLSSFRSMQSYLLTVSRQADALSRQEFDADVLDEDVPGAFGESLEKMAASMDDYTTELKTMTSDLERRSQALNDLVVAFGDAAERAKDGDLTATIDEDFEADDEQFDAVVQNYNDLVTTLGETVATVAAFAEDVDETSDHVTRSVEEIDDASDEISRSVQEISAGASQQASRHDDVASEMNRLSATVEEIAATAESAAGTAEQATQRGREGRADAEQAIDELDEMEARIDDIAVAVESLVDQISEIDDIVEVITDIAEQTNMLALNASIEAARADGSGDGFAVVADEVKTLAEETRDAATDVSDRIEAVQHEASETVSDVEATNQQVTDSAATIESALRDFEDIVDVLGEVNDSIQEISGATSEQAETTQEVVDMVDEVATVSEQTNEESEAVAAATEEQTATITEVTTEVQEMAAQTDELREVLAEFDVAEDAAGPSGAGATTTVTTADD; encoded by the coding sequence ATGCTCACAGACCCCGTCGGACAGTACAAAGCGGTGATACGCGAATCACTGGACCTCTTCGGCGTCTCCGGCTCCGTCGAGCGGAAGGTGCTCGCGGCCGTCGGTCTACAGTTTGCCGCCTCGGTCGCGCTGGCAGTCGTCTCTCTCGTCGCCAGCGGGACCGTCCGGTTCGTCGTCACCGGTGTATTGCTCGCTGGCGCTATCGTCGCGTTCGCCAACACGGTGTTCATCACCCGCGAGGACTTCGTCGAGCCAATCACAGCCATGGCCGCGGGTGCGGACCACATCGCGTCCGGCGAGCTCGACGTGGAACTGCCCGAGAGCGAGCGGGACGACGAGGTCGCCGAACTGCTCTCGTCGTTTCGGTCGATGCAATCCTACCTTCTGACGGTGTCCCGACAGGCCGACGCGCTCTCCCGACAGGAGTTCGACGCCGACGTCCTCGACGAGGATGTCCCCGGAGCTTTCGGAGAGTCGTTGGAGAAGATGGCCGCCAGTATGGACGACTACACCACCGAACTCAAGACGATGACCAGCGACCTCGAACGGCGCTCCCAGGCGTTGAACGACCTCGTCGTCGCCTTCGGTGACGCCGCCGAACGGGCGAAAGACGGGGACCTGACGGCCACTATCGACGAGGACTTCGAGGCCGACGACGAGCAGTTCGACGCCGTTGTCCAGAACTACAACGACCTCGTGACGACGCTGGGGGAGACGGTTGCCACCGTCGCCGCGTTCGCAGAGGACGTCGACGAGACGAGCGATCACGTCACCCGGAGCGTCGAAGAGATCGACGATGCGAGCGACGAGATTTCCCGGTCGGTTCAGGAGATCTCGGCGGGAGCCAGTCAGCAGGCGTCGCGCCACGACGACGTCGCCTCGGAGATGAACAGGCTGTCTGCCACCGTCGAAGAGATCGCCGCGACCGCCGAAAGCGCCGCCGGGACCGCCGAGCAGGCGACACAGCGAGGCCGAGAGGGGCGCGCGGACGCCGAGCAAGCTATCGATGAACTCGACGAAATGGAGGCCCGTATCGACGACATCGCCGTTGCGGTCGAGAGTCTGGTCGACCAGATCAGCGAGATTGACGACATCGTCGAGGTCATCACGGACATCGCCGAGCAGACCAATATGCTCGCGCTGAACGCCTCCATCGAGGCGGCCCGCGCGGACGGAAGCGGTGACGGGTTCGCCGTCGTCGCCGACGAGGTGAAGACGCTCGCCGAAGAGACCCGTGACGCTGCAACGGACGTATCGGACCGCATCGAGGCGGTCCAGCACGAGGCCAGCGAAACCGTCAGCGACGTGGAAGCGACGAACCAGCAGGTGACCGACAGCGCCGCAACCATCGAGTCGGCGCTCCGGGACTTCGAGGACATCGTCGACGTGCTCGGCGAGGTCAACGATTCGATTCAGGAGATATCAGGAGCTACCTCCGAACAGGCAGAGACCACGCAGGAGGTCGTCGATATGGTCGACGAAGTCGCGACAGTGAGCGAGCAGACCAACGAGGAGTCCGAGGCTGTCGCCGCCGCGACCGAGGAACAGACCGCGACGATTACCGAAGTGACCACCGAGGTACAGGAGATGGCAGCCCAGACCGACGAGTTGCGTGAGGTGCTTGCAGAATTCGACGTTGCCGAGGACGCAGCCGGGCCGTCGGGAGCAGGCGCCACAACCACCGTAACGACGGCTGACGACTAA
- a CDS encoding DUF7384 family protein, translated as MREPSPARVVADADVLAADLLCGPDSDARAAIDHIRRHSWVTLVASDHLLDDAAAVIADLADDDLAADWRARIEPDCDIVEHPVGDQPALASAYRGGAQHLLSYDDDLRSARTSASLNRHLSLSVRPPDAFARLFDPESLYPVVEDGEYPGPDRDPRA; from the coding sequence ATGCGTGAGCCGTCGCCGGCGCGTGTCGTCGCCGACGCCGACGTCCTCGCCGCCGATCTGCTGTGTGGACCAGACAGCGATGCCCGTGCCGCTATCGACCACATCCGCCGGCACTCGTGGGTCACGCTCGTCGCGAGTGACCACCTGCTAGACGATGCCGCTGCCGTTATCGCCGACCTCGCCGACGACGACCTGGCGGCCGATTGGCGGGCGCGGATCGAACCCGACTGTGACATCGTCGAGCACCCGGTCGGCGACCAGCCCGCGCTGGCATCGGCCTATCGGGGCGGCGCACAGCACCTCCTCTCCTACGATGACGACCTGCGGAGCGCCCGGACCAGCGCGTCGCTCAACCGTCATCTGTCCCTGAGTGTCAGACCACCGGACGCCTTCGCGCGCCTGTTCGACCCGGAGTCACTATACCCAGTCGTCGAGGACGGCGAGTATCCCGGTCCGGACCGTGACCCACGCGCGTAG
- a CDS encoding potassium channel family protein yields the protein MKFVIVGYGRVGIRTARILQSEGHEVVIVDNDPVKVERASETGFETIQGDGNEESVLIDAGIETADAIGGLTGDLNTNFTACMIGKEFGCRTVLRIDADYREEIYEKYAADVDEIIYPERLGAAGAKTALLGGDFNVLADLTEQLSVASIRIPDDSPFVGKRVVEVELPGDAHIYAHGKDHEPMTIPLPQTEIEPGDSVAIMADPGGLDDIRATLRGDASA from the coding sequence ATGAAGTTCGTTATCGTTGGCTATGGCCGCGTCGGCATCCGGACCGCACGGATCCTACAGAGCGAGGGCCACGAGGTTGTTATCGTCGACAACGACCCTGTGAAAGTCGAACGGGCCTCGGAGACCGGGTTCGAGACGATTCAGGGTGACGGCAACGAGGAGAGCGTCCTCATCGATGCCGGCATCGAAACCGCGGACGCTATCGGCGGCCTCACGGGCGACCTGAACACGAACTTCACCGCCTGCATGATTGGCAAGGAGTTCGGCTGTCGGACCGTTCTGCGGATCGACGCCGACTACCGCGAGGAGATATACGAGAAGTACGCCGCCGACGTGGACGAGATCATCTATCCCGAGCGGCTGGGCGCGGCCGGCGCGAAGACGGCACTGCTGGGCGGTGACTTCAACGTCCTCGCAGACCTGACCGAACAGCTCTCGGTCGCGAGTATCCGCATTCCCGACGACTCGCCGTTCGTCGGGAAACGGGTCGTCGAGGTGGAACTACCAGGAGACGCACACATCTACGCACACGGCAAAGACCACGAACCGATGACGATTCCGCTCCCACAGACGGAAATCGAACCCGGCGACAGTGTCGCGATCATGGCCGACCCCGGTGGACTGGACGATATTCGGGCGACGCTCCGGGGCGACGCGTCAGCCTGA